Proteins encoded together in one Lysinibacter cavernae window:
- a CDS encoding glucose-6-phosphate isomerase, translated as MSSTTGGDSPDESNVNVAGAENVISVGAAVAERISATVAKLVEDKVASRLAGSDHTLWGPAAEAEAIKRLGWLSSTLVSAPFVDQMAELRAEFLDEGITHVVLGGMGGSSLAPEVITATAGVELTVLDSTEPGQVLAALADRLDKTIVVISSKSGSTVETDSQRRAYETAFEAAGINPIDRIIVVTDPGSPLHESASAAGYRIFLADPAVGGRYSALTAFGLVPSALAGANIGDLLAQTERFQPLLSDDSPNNPGLLLGAALAAGAPAVDKVGLIDNGSTVVGLGNWIEQLIAESTGKQGTGVLPVVLDAESFEANHVLADVLPVRLVSQLGIPAVDEIQVAGSLGAQFILWEFATAVAGRILGIDPFDQPDVESAKSATRALLDNRPAPTAPNFVDQGIQVRGDQKLLQGVSTLSGALRSLLSTLTPQSYISLQAYVNRVAHPELAELRDAFATATHRPTTFGWGPRFLHSTGQYHKGGAPTGVFLQIRSIPDVDLSIPERPFTFGQLITAQADGDASVLESLGRPVLVLTMTDAVRGRETLLAALADAYRSA; from the coding sequence ATGAGTTCCACTACCGGGGGCGACTCACCCGACGAGTCAAATGTGAATGTGGCCGGCGCGGAAAACGTCATCTCCGTTGGAGCCGCGGTTGCCGAACGAATCTCGGCAACCGTCGCCAAACTCGTTGAAGACAAAGTAGCGTCGCGCCTCGCTGGCTCAGATCACACATTGTGGGGACCGGCCGCAGAGGCCGAAGCCATCAAGCGTCTCGGCTGGCTGTCATCCACGCTCGTATCTGCCCCCTTTGTTGACCAGATGGCTGAGTTGCGCGCAGAATTCCTCGACGAGGGTATTACGCACGTGGTGCTTGGTGGCATGGGCGGGTCAAGCCTCGCACCAGAGGTCATCACCGCGACGGCCGGCGTAGAGTTGACCGTTCTGGATTCAACCGAACCAGGTCAGGTCCTTGCTGCCCTCGCCGACCGTCTTGACAAGACCATCGTGGTGATCTCCTCGAAGTCTGGTTCAACCGTTGAAACAGACAGCCAACGTCGTGCCTACGAGACCGCGTTTGAAGCCGCTGGAATCAACCCCATCGATCGCATCATCGTGGTCACCGACCCGGGGTCACCACTGCACGAGTCAGCAAGCGCTGCCGGTTACCGCATCTTCCTCGCGGACCCTGCCGTCGGAGGACGATACTCGGCGCTCACAGCATTTGGACTCGTTCCTTCGGCTCTTGCCGGAGCGAACATTGGCGACCTGCTTGCGCAGACCGAACGCTTCCAGCCGCTGCTCAGCGACGACTCGCCAAACAACCCTGGTCTGCTCCTCGGTGCTGCCCTGGCCGCCGGCGCACCCGCCGTCGACAAAGTTGGGCTCATCGATAACGGCTCGACCGTTGTTGGGCTTGGCAACTGGATTGAACAGTTGATTGCAGAATCAACTGGCAAGCAGGGCACCGGTGTCCTTCCCGTCGTGCTCGATGCGGAATCCTTTGAGGCGAACCACGTACTTGCAGATGTCTTGCCCGTACGCCTCGTTTCACAGCTTGGTATCCCTGCTGTTGATGAGATTCAGGTGGCAGGTTCACTTGGTGCCCAGTTCATCCTCTGGGAGTTCGCCACCGCGGTCGCCGGTCGTATCCTTGGGATCGATCCTTTTGACCAGCCAGACGTTGAGTCCGCAAAATCGGCCACGCGCGCGCTGCTTGACAACCGTCCAGCACCAACCGCCCCGAACTTTGTTGACCAGGGCATCCAGGTACGCGGCGATCAGAAACTGCTGCAGGGTGTTTCTACGCTCAGCGGGGCACTCCGTTCGTTGCTGTCGACGCTCACGCCGCAGAGTTACATCTCGCTCCAGGCCTACGTCAACCGCGTTGCTCATCCCGAACTCGCCGAGCTGCGCGATGCGTTCGCAACCGCGACTCACCGCCCAACAACATTTGGCTGGGGACCTCGGTTCCTTCACTCGACCGGTCAGTACCACAAGGGTGGAGCGCCAACCGGTGTGTTCTTGCAGATCCGCAGCATCCCAGATGTTGATCTCTCGATCCCTGAACGGCCATTCACCTTCGGTCAGCTCATCACCGCGCAGGCTGATGGCGATGCGAGCGTGCTTGAGTCACTCGGTCGTCCAGTCCTCGTTCTCACGATGACCGATGCCGTACGTGGCCGCGAGACGCTCCTTGCCGCCCTCGCCGACGCGTACCGCTCCGCATAA
- the zwf gene encoding glucose-6-phosphate dehydrogenase, translated as MSPTTTSTSPQHSNPLRSADDSRLNRIAGPSALVIFGVTGDLSRKKLMPAVYDLANRGLLPPGFALVGFARRDWEDQDFERVVHDAVKQYARTPFNEDVWAQLKQGIRFVQGEFDNPESFEKLSETLAKLDTERGTMGNHAFYLSIPPRSFPEVTQRLRESGLAEAQDGSWSRVVIEKPFGSDLRTARELNAVVESVFPPDAVFRIDHYLGKETVQNILALRFANLMYEPIWNAEYVDHVQITMAEDIGVGGRAGYYDGIGAARDVIQNHLLQLLALTAMEKPESFEASDLREQKERVLGAVRLPEDLAHATARGQYTGGWQGGEQVIGFLDEDGMNPESITETYAAMKLEIDTPRWDGVPFYLRAGKRLGRRVTEIAVVFKRPTDSLFASSQNSDLGQNALVIRVQPDEGVTIRFGSKVPGPTMRVRDVTMDFGYGHAFTEASPEAYERLILDVLLGDPPLFPRHEEVELSWKILDPIEEFWEQNGKPEPYRPGTWGPQSADDLLARDGRTWRRP; from the coding sequence GTGAGCCCCACTACTACGAGCACGTCGCCACAACACAGTAATCCTCTTCGATCTGCCGACGACAGTCGGCTGAACCGAATCGCAGGGCCAAGCGCCCTCGTGATCTTCGGTGTTACTGGCGACCTCTCACGCAAGAAACTCATGCCGGCGGTCTACGACCTTGCCAACCGCGGACTCCTTCCACCAGGATTCGCGCTCGTCGGGTTTGCCCGCCGTGACTGGGAAGATCAAGACTTCGAACGAGTTGTACACGACGCGGTCAAGCAGTACGCACGCACTCCCTTTAACGAGGATGTGTGGGCCCAGCTCAAGCAGGGAATCCGTTTTGTGCAGGGCGAGTTTGACAACCCCGAATCCTTCGAAAAGCTCAGCGAAACCCTCGCAAAGCTCGATACGGAACGTGGAACGATGGGCAACCACGCGTTCTACCTGTCAATTCCTCCGCGATCTTTCCCTGAAGTCACACAGCGACTTCGTGAGTCTGGCCTTGCCGAAGCTCAGGACGGCAGCTGGAGCCGAGTCGTGATCGAGAAGCCGTTCGGAAGCGATCTGCGCACCGCACGCGAACTCAATGCGGTTGTGGAGTCGGTCTTTCCGCCTGACGCCGTCTTCCGCATCGACCACTACCTTGGCAAGGAGACCGTTCAGAACATTCTTGCGCTGCGGTTTGCCAACCTCATGTACGAACCCATCTGGAACGCCGAGTACGTCGACCACGTACAGATCACCATGGCAGAGGACATCGGAGTTGGGGGCCGGGCAGGGTACTACGACGGCATCGGCGCGGCGCGCGACGTTATCCAGAATCACCTCCTCCAGCTGCTTGCACTGACAGCGATGGAAAAGCCCGAAAGCTTCGAGGCATCAGATCTGCGCGAGCAGAAGGAGCGCGTTCTTGGTGCCGTTCGACTGCCAGAAGATCTTGCACACGCAACCGCTCGTGGCCAGTACACGGGTGGTTGGCAGGGTGGCGAACAGGTCATCGGTTTCCTCGACGAGGACGGGATGAACCCCGAATCAATCACCGAAACCTATGCCGCGATGAAACTCGAGATTGATACCCCTCGCTGGGACGGCGTACCGTTCTATCTGCGTGCGGGAAAGCGTCTTGGCCGTCGGGTTACGGAGATTGCAGTGGTCTTCAAGCGACCAACCGACTCGCTCTTTGCTTCGAGTCAGAACTCAGATCTCGGACAGAACGCGCTCGTTATCCGGGTCCAGCCGGATGAGGGTGTCACGATCCGCTTCGGCTCAAAGGTTCCCGGTCCGACAATGCGCGTTCGTGACGTCACGATGGACTTCGGCTACGGCCACGCCTTTACCGAGGCGAGCCCTGAAGCATACGAACGACTCATCCTCGACGTATTGCTTGGCGACCCGCCGCTGTTCCCGCGTCACGAAGAGGTAGAACTCTCCTGGAAGATCCTCGACCCGATCGAGGAGTTCTGGGAGCAGAACGGAAAGCCAGAGCCCTACCGCCCCGGAACCTGGGGCCCACAATCGGCCGACGACCTGTTGGCTCGCGATGGAAGGACGTGGCGCCGCCCATGA
- a CDS encoding glucose-6-phosphate dehydrogenase assembly protein OpcA codes for MIVELPDTTVSNISKALVRVREDGGAVALGRVLTLVISTDPEHLEDAVQAANDASREHPMRVVVVAVDQGAEHIVEARIDAQIRVGGDAGASEVIILHAYGAAASDSESLVTGLLLPDTPVVVWWAGVWPGHASQTSLGKIAQRRITDATTHPNPQQALVELGQNYSPGDTDLSWSRITLWRAQLATVLDQPPFEAVEAVEVNGSVESPSTTLLAAWLFQQLDAPVTHHLHPDKSGGWGVDSVQLKRASGTIELERTHDTVAQLSAPGQPVHDLSLPRRSLRDCLAEELRHLDPDELYGRVITNGVAALTHENATA; via the coding sequence ATGATCGTAGAACTTCCCGATACAACCGTCAGCAACATCTCAAAGGCGCTTGTGCGCGTTCGCGAAGACGGCGGAGCCGTTGCCCTCGGACGGGTACTGACCCTCGTGATTTCGACGGATCCCGAACACCTTGAAGATGCGGTCCAGGCTGCAAACGACGCCTCACGAGAGCACCCGATGCGCGTGGTTGTTGTGGCTGTTGACCAAGGTGCCGAGCACATTGTTGAGGCCCGCATCGATGCACAGATTCGTGTTGGAGGCGACGCCGGCGCGAGCGAGGTCATCATCCTGCACGCCTATGGCGCCGCGGCAAGTGACTCCGAGAGCCTCGTAACCGGACTTCTGCTGCCCGACACGCCCGTTGTGGTCTGGTGGGCTGGCGTCTGGCCAGGACACGCGTCTCAGACGTCGCTCGGAAAGATTGCGCAGCGTCGCATCACCGATGCCACAACGCATCCTAATCCACAGCAGGCTCTTGTTGAGCTTGGCCAGAACTATTCCCCAGGTGACACTGACCTCTCGTGGTCTCGCATCACCCTGTGGCGGGCACAATTGGCAACCGTTCTTGACCAGCCGCCATTCGAGGCGGTTGAGGCGGTTGAGGTAAACGGATCCGTAGAGTCTCCCTCGACGACGCTCCTTGCCGCCTGGCTGTTCCAGCAGCTCGACGCGCCAGTGACTCACCACCTCCACCCAGACAAGTCTGGCGGATGGGGCGTTGATAGCGTTCAGCTGAAGCGGGCATCAGGCACGATTGAGCTGGAGCGAACGCACGACACTGTCGCGCAGTTGAGCGCGCCAGGCCAGCCAGTGCACGACCTCTCACTCCCCCGGCGCTCGCTCCGCGACTGCCTTGCTGAGGAGCTTCGCCATCTCGATCCAGACGAGCTCTATGGTCGTGTCATCACCAACGGTGTCGCTGCGCTCACACACGAAAACGCAACGGCATGA
- the pgl gene encoding 6-phosphogluconolactonase: MTAAREIVISESLDAAAVAAAERFIRVLTEVQAAGRAPQVVLTGGTLGIKVLEATGSSAAASRVDWSNVDLYWGDERWMPNGHADRNDEQAREGFLEALSIPTDRIHRFPASDDGLTLDEAAVRYSATIAPAMLAGFDVVFLGVGPDGHVASLFPARPDLTDATDPVIAVRNSPKPPPERLSLTIPLINTAHRVWLLCTGAPKREAYANVLANVGAETAPAAVVRGTDETVIFADTEVLG, translated from the coding sequence ATGACGGCCGCGCGCGAAATCGTAATCAGTGAGTCCCTCGACGCCGCAGCTGTAGCTGCCGCTGAGCGCTTCATCCGCGTCCTGACCGAAGTACAGGCTGCAGGCCGGGCGCCGCAGGTTGTACTCACCGGAGGAACCCTCGGCATCAAGGTGCTGGAGGCAACGGGCTCCAGTGCCGCCGCCTCTCGCGTCGATTGGAGCAACGTCGACCTCTACTGGGGCGATGAGCGTTGGATGCCAAACGGTCACGCGGACCGAAACGATGAGCAGGCTCGCGAGGGATTCCTCGAGGCGCTTTCCATTCCAACTGACCGCATCCACCGCTTTCCCGCAAGCGATGACGGGCTCACGCTCGACGAAGCAGCAGTTCGCTATTCAGCCACGATCGCACCAGCGATGTTAGCCGGGTTCGACGTTGTGTTCCTTGGCGTTGGTCCTGACGGACACGTCGCTTCGTTGTTTCCTGCACGCCCGGACCTCACCGACGCAACCGACCCGGTGATCGCCGTTCGCAATTCACCGAAGCCGCCACCCGAACGCCTGTCGCTGACGATTCCACTCATCAACACCGCTCACCGTGTGTGGCTGCTGTGCACCGGAGCGCCAAAGCGCGAAGCGTATGCCAACGTTCTGGCAAACGTTGGCGCAGAGACCGCGCCAGCCGCCGTAGTTCGTGGCACCGACGAGACGGTCATCTTTGCCGACACCGAGGTGCTCGGCTAG
- a CDS encoding RNA polymerase-binding protein RbpA, whose amino-acid sequence MASGGSAIRGSRVGSGPMGEQDHGFQAERITISYWDALGNETVRHFAANVPDEEIPESIDCPSSGLPAGRDKENPPQITKLEPYKTHLAYVKERRTEAEAEELLEDALRQLRIRRGTVKA is encoded by the coding sequence ATGGCATCTGGCGGTAGCGCAATTCGAGGTTCACGCGTGGGCTCTGGCCCAATGGGTGAGCAAGACCACGGTTTTCAGGCAGAACGAATCACCATTTCGTACTGGGACGCCCTCGGCAACGAGACGGTTCGCCACTTTGCGGCCAATGTTCCAGACGAAGAGATTCCAGAGAGCATTGACTGCCCGTCGTCTGGTCTTCCAGCCGGTCGTGACAAGGAGAACCCTCCGCAGATCACCAAGCTTGAGCCATACAAGACTCACCTGGCCTACGTGAAGGAACGTCGCACCGAGGCTGAGGCAGAAGAACTGCTTGAGGATGCGCTTCGTCAGCTGCGCATCCGTCGTGGAACGGTCAAGGCCTAG
- the secG gene encoding preprotein translocase subunit SecG has translation MEILQVILQIVLGITSLLLTMLILLHKGRGGGLSDMFGGGMTSSLGSSGVAERNLNRITVILGLVWFAVIVVLGIITKFDTGL, from the coding sequence GTGGAAATCCTTCAGGTCATTCTGCAGATTGTGCTCGGTATTACGAGCCTCTTGCTGACCATGCTTATCCTGCTTCACAAAGGTCGAGGGGGCGGTCTGTCAGACATGTTCGGTGGTGGAATGACGTCCAGCCTCGGTTCATCCGGCGTTGCTGAGCGTAACCTCAACCGCATCACGGTCATTCTTGGCCTTGTCTGGTTCGCCGTGATCGTTGTCCTTGGCATCATCACTAAATTTGATACGGGGTTGTAA
- the tpiA gene encoding triose-phosphate isomerase gives MVNDNAQATRTPLIAGNWKMNLDHLQAIAFVQKLSWSLGDAKHDFSQVEVSVFPPFTDLRSVQTLISADKLELGFGSQDISEHDSGAYTGEVSGAFLSRLDVQYAIVGHSERRQLHGETDAIVGAKSAAAVRHGIVPVICVGETAEDLEEHGPSAVPVAQLREILSHLKASDEIVVAYEPVWAIGSGQAATAEQAEQVAAALRAVIAEVLGDDRAAATRILYGGSVKSDNIARFMREPNVDGALVGGASLAIDEFSRIVQFKKHVGV, from the coding sequence ATGGTAAACGACAACGCACAGGCAACGCGCACCCCGCTGATCGCGGGCAACTGGAAGATGAACCTGGACCACCTCCAGGCCATCGCCTTTGTGCAGAAGCTCTCGTGGAGCCTCGGCGACGCAAAACATGACTTTAGCCAGGTCGAGGTGTCGGTGTTCCCGCCGTTCACCGACCTCCGATCGGTGCAGACGCTCATCTCAGCAGACAAGCTGGAGCTTGGCTTTGGCTCGCAGGACATCTCGGAGCACGACTCCGGTGCATACACGGGTGAGGTCTCTGGCGCGTTCCTTTCGCGTCTTGACGTGCAGTACGCAATTGTCGGACACTCGGAGCGTCGTCAGCTGCACGGTGAGACCGACGCCATCGTTGGAGCCAAGTCGGCGGCTGCCGTTCGCCACGGTATCGTTCCCGTCATCTGCGTTGGCGAGACCGCAGAGGACCTCGAAGAGCACGGACCAAGCGCCGTACCCGTCGCGCAGCTCCGCGAGATTCTCTCTCACCTCAAGGCTAGTGACGAGATTGTTGTTGCCTACGAGCCCGTTTGGGCAATCGGTTCGGGTCAGGCAGCAACCGCAGAGCAGGCAGAGCAAGTGGCCGCTGCCCTTCGCGCTGTGATCGCCGAAGTGCTTGGCGACGACCGCGCTGCTGCGACGCGTATCCTCTATGGCGGTTCGGTGAAGTCGGACAACATCGCGCGCTTCATGCGTGAGCCAAACGTGGATGGCGCACTCGTTGGTGGAGCAAGCCTCGCGATCGATGAGTTCTCGCGTATTGTGCAGTTCAAGAAGCACGTCGGCGTGTAG
- a CDS encoding phosphoglycerate kinase, which produces MSHVFSSKVVTVSIRTRESLGSLSGKRVIVRCDLNVPLSGGVITDDGRIRASLPTLQALVAEGAKVIVISHLGRPNGEPAAEYSLAPVAKRLAELVDAPVLFAADTVGKEATSAAAKLNDGQILVLENLRFNADETSKDADERTAFAAKLAQLGDAFISDGFGVVHRKQASVYELAKALPSAAGQLITTELEVLDRLTENPKRPYAVVLGGSKVSDKLGVIGHLLPRVDTLLIGGGMLFTFLAAQGHKVASSLLEEDQFETVRGYLAEAEQRGVTILLPTDVVVANAFAPDAEHVVAPADAIADTAFGDAGIGLDIGPETAETFASAIRASDTVFWNGPMGVFEFEAFAGGTRAVASALTDVQGLAVVGGGDSAAAVRQLGFSDDQFGHISTGGGASLEFLEGKKLPGLEVLGW; this is translated from the coding sequence ATGTCCCATGTTTTCTCGTCGAAAGTAGTAACAGTGTCGATTCGTACCCGTGAGTCCTTGGGCTCCCTCTCTGGCAAGCGTGTCATCGTTCGGTGTGATCTGAACGTTCCCTTGAGCGGGGGAGTGATAACCGATGACGGCCGTATCCGAGCCTCCCTTCCAACGTTGCAGGCCCTTGTCGCTGAGGGTGCAAAGGTGATTGTGATCAGCCACCTCGGGCGCCCAAACGGCGAGCCAGCGGCCGAGTACTCGCTTGCACCCGTTGCAAAGCGGCTTGCAGAACTGGTGGATGCCCCGGTCTTGTTTGCGGCAGACACCGTTGGCAAGGAAGCGACCTCTGCCGCTGCCAAGCTGAACGACGGGCAGATCCTTGTTCTCGAGAACCTACGTTTTAACGCCGATGAAACGTCAAAGGATGCCGACGAGCGGACAGCATTCGCCGCCAAACTGGCACAGCTGGGCGACGCGTTCATTTCGGACGGCTTTGGAGTTGTGCACCGTAAGCAGGCGAGCGTGTACGAACTGGCCAAGGCGCTGCCGAGCGCTGCTGGTCAACTTATTACTACCGAACTTGAGGTGCTCGATCGCCTCACCGAAAATCCAAAGCGTCCATACGCCGTTGTGCTCGGCGGCTCAAAAGTTTCCGACAAGCTTGGTGTCATCGGTCACCTCTTGCCGCGCGTAGATACGCTGCTCATCGGCGGCGGAATGCTGTTTACCTTCCTTGCTGCTCAGGGCCACAAGGTTGCATCGAGCCTGCTCGAAGAAGATCAATTCGAAACCGTACGCGGATACCTTGCCGAAGCAGAGCAGCGTGGTGTCACCATCCTCCTGCCAACCGATGTGGTCGTCGCGAACGCGTTCGCGCCTGACGCCGAGCACGTCGTTGCCCCTGCTGACGCCATCGCGGACACCGCCTTTGGTGATGCTGGCATTGGCCTTGACATCGGGCCAGAGACGGCAGAGACGTTTGCGTCAGCCATCAGGGCTTCCGACACTGTGTTCTGGAACGGCCCAATGGGCGTGTTCGAGTTCGAAGCGTTTGCAGGCGGCACACGTGCCGTCGCCAGTGCCCTCACTGACGTGCAGGGACTGGCAGTAGTAGGTGGCGGAGACTCCGCTGCCGCAGTTCGTCAGCTGGGCTTCAGCGACGATCAGTTTGGTCACATTTCGACCGGCGGAGGCGCCAGTCTTGAGTTCCTCGAGGGCAAGAAGCTCCCGGGGTTGGAGGTATTGGGATGGTAA
- the gap gene encoding type I glyceraldehyde-3-phosphate dehydrogenase, translated as MSAKVAINGFGRIGRNFLRAALAQGSDLEIVAVNDLTDNAALAHLLKYDSITGRLDADVKLEGDSIIVNGKSIKVFEQRDPALLPWGELGVDIVIESTGFFTKAEAAQKHLDAGAKKVIISAPATGDVATFVLGVNDQDYDPANHNIISNASCTTNCLAPLAKVFNDAFGINKGLMTTVHAYTADQNLQDGPHGDLRRARAAALNIVPTGTGAAKAIGLVLPELKGKLDGYALRVPVPTGSITDLTVETDRDDLTVDEINAVFKAAAESGPLKGILKYTDEPIVSSDIVTDPHSSIFDSGLTKVMGNQVKLASWYDNEWGYSNRLVDLAELVASKL; from the coding sequence GTGTCCGCAAAAGTAGCCATCAATGGCTTCGGTCGAATAGGGCGTAACTTCCTTCGTGCAGCTCTTGCACAGGGCAGTGACCTCGAGATCGTCGCCGTAAATGATCTCACCGATAACGCTGCGCTCGCGCATCTTCTTAAGTACGACTCCATCACGGGTCGTCTGGATGCCGACGTCAAGCTTGAGGGTGACTCGATCATCGTCAACGGCAAGAGCATCAAAGTATTTGAGCAGCGCGATCCCGCACTGCTGCCATGGGGTGAACTCGGCGTTGACATCGTCATCGAGTCGACCGGTTTCTTCACCAAGGCTGAGGCAGCTCAGAAGCACCTCGACGCAGGTGCCAAGAAGGTCATCATCTCCGCTCCAGCGACTGGAGACGTGGCTACTTTTGTGCTCGGCGTGAACGACCAGGATTACGATCCCGCCAACCACAACATCATTTCCAACGCATCGTGCACCACCAACTGCCTTGCGCCGCTGGCAAAGGTGTTCAACGACGCGTTTGGCATCAACAAGGGTCTCATGACCACTGTTCACGCCTACACGGCTGACCAGAACCTGCAGGATGGCCCGCACGGCGACCTCCGCCGCGCACGTGCTGCTGCGCTCAACATCGTTCCTACGGGAACGGGTGCCGCAAAGGCAATCGGGCTGGTTCTGCCCGAGCTCAAGGGCAAGCTTGACGGCTACGCGCTTCGCGTTCCCGTTCCAACCGGCTCGATCACCGACCTCACGGTTGAGACCGATCGCGATGACCTCACGGTTGACGAGATCAACGCTGTGTTCAAGGCTGCCGCCGAGAGCGGCCCGCTCAAGGGCATCCTGAAGTACACCGACGAGCCAATCGTGTCGAGCGACATCGTCACCGACCCGCACTCGTCGATCTTCGACTCTGGCCTCACGAAGGTCATGGGCAACCAGGTCAAGCTCGCGTCGTGGTACGACAACGAGTGGGGATACTCCAACCGTCTGGTTGACCTCGCTGAGCTCGTCGCAAGCAAGCTCTAG